The window cctgggaccccccaaatgaGTCTGGGGGGGTTTCAGACCCCCCTGAATTGAGCCTGGGGGTGCTTCGGGGCCCCCCCCCAAATTGATTCTGGGCAGGGGTTTCCAAACCCCAAAATGAGTCTGGGAGGCTTCAGaccccccactgcccccccccccaaaatgagtCTGGGACCCTCCCCCCAAAATTGAGTCTGGGGGTCTCCgcccccacccaccccactcAGAGCCTGCGCAGGGCCCGTTTCTTGTCCCCCttctttttgggggggggcttCCTGTCCCCCGCGTGCTTTTTGGGGACGGGGccgtcggggggggggggtcccggggggcgggggggagccCCCcgaggggcccggggggggggtcgggcttgGGCAGGGGGGGCCCGCGGGCGTGGATCTCGGTCAGCAGCCGCGCGCGGGCGGCGAAGCGCTCGAAGTCCTCGAGGAGCAGCCGCGCCGCCTCCTCGTTCAGCGCCGACTCGGGGTTGGGCTGGATCAGCAGGCATTTGATGGTCTGGGGGCGGCGGGAGCCCCGTGAGACCCCccgggaaaaccccaaaaaacggCCCCCGAAACACGAGGCGCTCCCCAAAAAAAACGGCCCCCCCGAAAACGCCCCGGGTTCGTCGAGACCCCGCACCCAAATCCCGCTCGTTCTGCCCCAAAAGATTCCTAAATTCAAGCTCCTCCCCCAGATTTGCCCAAACCTCTGCAGATttgccccaaactcccccaaattccactcCGAGCCcaccaaaccccctcccagtccctcccagtcccctcccagtcccaccttCCCCCCACAACCCCCTCCCCTCCATCCAGGCTCCCTCTGAaccccccctaaaaccccccaaatttgccccaaaaccccccaaagctccccaaactggccccaaaatcccccaaatttgccccaaaccccctcccagtcccaccttCCCCCCACAACCCCCTCCACTCCCTCCGGGCTCCCTCTGaactcccccccaaaccccccaaatttgccCCGAACCCCCACAAagctgcccccaaaccccccaaatttgcccaaccccccccaaagctgccccaaaccccccaaagctgcccccaaCCACCCCAAATTTGCCCCGAacccccccaaagctgccccgaaccccctcccagtggctcccagtcccaccagcaGCACGTGGCGCAGCCCCAGCTCGGCCCTCCAGTCCCTTTTGAGGACGTTCACGCAGATTTCGCCGCTGGGCCCCACGTTGGGGTGGAAAATCTTGGTCAGGAAAAATCCCTTGGGGGGAGCGGCCGGGAAATCCTTGCCCAGCACCAGCTTCATCCG is drawn from Aphelocoma coerulescens isolate FSJ_1873_10779 unplaced genomic scaffold, UR_Acoe_1.0 HiC_scaffold_233, whole genome shotgun sequence and contains these coding sequences:
- the LOC138101295 gene encoding LOW QUALITY PROTEIN: ubiquitin-conjugating enzyme E2 S-B-like (The sequence of the model RefSeq protein was modified relative to this genomic sequence to represent the inferred CDS: deleted 2 bases in 1 codon), producing WGGGDFRAGSHSPFFSPLLGCPRVWGPPLRPRIRPPQTSNAENLPPQTLRLLCREVSLLSADPPDGIKVFPNDEDVTDVQVAIEGPEGTPYAGGLFRMKLVLGKDFPAAPPKGFFLTKIFHPNVGPSGEICVNVLKRDWRAELGLRHVLLTIKCLLIQPNPESALNEEAARLLLEDFERFAARARLLTEIHARGPPLPKPDPPPGPLGGLPPAPRDPPPDGPVPKKHAGDRKPPPKKKGDKKRALRRL